A window of Candidatus Dojkabacteria bacterium contains these coding sequences:
- the amrB gene encoding AmmeMemoRadiSam system protein B, protein MERTRFAAVAGQFYPLDPAELEGSIADMLDPSAEDIIDSRRFKAFILPHSSYKQCGVVMGAGYAKLLEREIDEVFVMSGTHFHQAEGVIMSDFSRWETPLGYVEESHRRNQIAGSDDSAAQNLIQQDNDPFDGEHAIEVHLPVLQYLWGEEFRFLPLIIGKGSPRLAANSLVKFIDPDDLIICSSELSHGYPADYAKDIDKRAIDSILKLDVDAILHDSFKAFSINSIATLVEIARLKVWKAELLMYKNSSEFVKNDSKTSGYVAIGFY, encoded by the coding sequence ATGGAAAGAACACGTTTTGCGGCCGTTGCAGGACAATTTTACCCTTTGGATCCGGCCGAACTTGAGGGCTCAATAGCAGATATGCTCGACCCTTCAGCTGAAGATATCATTGATAGCCGGAGATTCAAGGCATTTATACTTCCACACTCCAGCTATAAGCAGTGTGGCGTGGTGATGGGTGCAGGATATGCCAAGCTGCTTGAAAGAGAGATAGATGAGGTATTTGTGATGTCAGGCACACATTTCCATCAAGCAGAAGGCGTCATAATGTCTGACTTTAGCAGGTGGGAGACGCCTTTGGGCTATGTTGAGGAATCACATAGGCGGAATCAGATCGCCGGCTCGGATGATTCAGCGGCTCAAAACCTTATACAGCAAGACAATGATCCATTCGACGGCGAGCATGCAATCGAGGTGCATCTTCCTGTGCTGCAGTATCTGTGGGGTGAAGAGTTTAGATTCTTACCACTGATTATTGGCAAGGGTAGCCCGAGGCTTGCAGCAAATAGCTTGGTCAAATTTATTGACCCTGATGATTTGATCATATGCAGCAGCGAGCTTTCGCACGGATATCCAGCAGACTACGCTAAGGATATAGACAAGCGAGCGATTGATTCGATACTGAAGCTCGATGTCGATGCTATCTTGCACGACTCATTTAAGGCGTTCTCTATAAATTCAATAGCCACTCTCGTCGAGATTGCTAGGCTGAAAGTATGGAAAGCGGAGCTATTGATGTATAAAAACTCATCTGAGTTTGTCAAAAATGACAGCAAAACCTCCGGCTATGTTGCGATTGGCTTCTACTGA
- the raiA gene encoding ribosome-associated translation inhibitor RaiA encodes MDDRIKITFNNMEPSDALKEYLNEKILKHKSEHLLEKMTMAEVHLTENVHAKGVDKDFQLDINVDVPGNRVHVEAAGSDMYALVDEATDKLFRVLQKNNDKQKKSEGSTPWRVLEAEAAAEAMKADVDDDDEYAGVE; translated from the coding sequence ATGGACGATCGCATCAAGATTACATTTAACAATATGGAGCCGTCGGACGCCCTCAAAGAGTACCTAAATGAGAAGATATTAAAGCATAAGAGTGAGCATCTCTTAGAGAAAATGACCATGGCAGAAGTGCATCTGACCGAGAATGTGCATGCAAAGGGTGTTGATAAGGACTTTCAGCTAGATATCAATGTTGATGTCCCTGGAAATAGAGTCCATGTAGAAGCAGCTGGAAGCGACATGTATGCGTTAGTTGATGAGGCAACGGATAAGCTTTTCAGAGTGTTGCAGAAAAATAACGATAAACAGAAGAAGAGTGAAGGCTCGACACCTTGGAGGGTGTTAGAAGCAGAAGCAGCTGCAGAAGCGATGAAGGCTGATGTTGACGACGATGATGAATATGCTGGTGTCGAATAG